The following coding sequences lie in one Syngnathoides biaculeatus isolate LvHL_M chromosome 16, ASM1980259v1, whole genome shotgun sequence genomic window:
- the armc5 gene encoding armadillo repeat-containing protein 5: MTALPLQSVRKPTRAPSSREGSPSAPESSLTWCLAHLRKPPPDSGGEPLKRSRFSQWRALVAIRTQHIKGDKAGITRFRKQGGLRPLLDLLGQPECSKKTLDLTLSILANCCTELETRIEVRKLDGINIVVDVMKRNVAQETIQNRAARALGNLAMDSENSALIHSAGGVPLLLLCMSLSSALSTPTAAQPKDSSPKLECAQSAIRALLYLSDTPANRLSLLTQCTLSALAPLIAPDYPQGLRRAALRTIHELTRGCGPECAREVSRSGVLAQLGVMASGEAGKPFEELALKTLANLCSQGCLRPLVGSLGVIPRFTAEVKKDALKSGVFLKALCLCCKEAVNRAKVKESGGLEAVVGFLAAHPSHPLARLAILACVDFVFDESAMEQLQELGLVRLLVARLVALTVGEKTETPGGGIGFLGSSHGEPMSPSCFDSFDFAPFEAGKKEEGSREQGSSSFLSLRSWLLSEGMISSEEDLLDSSSSANGDWAASPPQSFPSPDCLVPLKTCSPCNANTSKKCTSNSSSLPWKEVNSPPCSPPTVSPSSKATHTASPSKFLLPHRRRQRADSVVTSIAKLPMNAPPSAQRPFAYHHPYHPEPWTPESPALLLLSRFSYAADPSPALVTSDTVRGLLLYLSQHQDPSSRCFRLLCRLSCNPSCLQALLRTGAVALIHHHLCQRDEGAGRQKDRVRAKVKQLGVTLLNNVHVQCESAFGAGVLAHVMLSGSELDRVNCALSLPLISSNKPLLRKLLLDSGGLLLALQPLGCHDDLDDHTTDCRHLLFAWPDAMLHSVYFSILIGCFSPLVSSIKLCPETRCQIKLHQTDSIAAPPSKKPRYTDICPYATSDFDLLLLLDDGTAIPANREAVAGAGSEYFRALLKGGFGEAKSRENISIKDVTEGMLTPVLHYLHGCRLAALSQAEECQFLDSLVLDGLISCKLEKSTFPNSPLGETMTGACRFLVAKLQKELEELCVARLLSETAVTTPVEDHATASPTGEAQDTTEEHLANRTSELDLSCVHLQIETLLKKSVKTTFIHEKDGKKIPGREVDAICRIKNSKPCAEKEKSEFKSSAQLLKAAFPDCLKPSEGGMGGVPTALLPQVYCFAQHYNYPTLRRACLALLLGCREAGQGPCSSACEAVDGLREIAGQADCIDMLKQDLLSFATDALS, from the exons ATGACAGCTTTACCCTTGCAAAGTGTCCGGAAGCCAACTCGAGCCCCTTCCAGCAGGGAAGGATCGCCATCTGCGCCAGAGTCCTCCTTGACCTGGTGCCTGGCCCACCTGCGCAAACCACCACCTGACTCGGGAGGAGAACCGCTCAAGAGGTCCCGATTCTCCCAGTGGCGGGCGTTGGTCGCAATCCGAACGCAGCACATCAAAGGCGACAAGGCCGGCATCACCCGGTTCCGGAAACAGGGGGGTCTGCGGCCCTTGCTGGACCTGCTTGGCCAACCAGAGTGCTCCAAGAAGACTCTAGATCTGACCCTCAGCATCCTGGCCAACTGCTGTACGGAACTGGAGACACGCATCGAG gtCCGCAAGCTTGACGGAATAAATATTGTCG TGGACGTGATGAAGAGGAATGTGGCCCAGGAGACCATCCAGAACCGAGCTGCGCGGGCTTTGGGGAATTTGGCCATGGACTCCGAGAACTCAGCGCTCATCCACTCGGCCG GTGGggttcctctcctcctcctatGCATGTCTCTGTCATCGGCCCTGTCCACGCCCACCGCCGCGCAGCCCAAAGACTCCTCCCCTAAGCTGGAGTGCGCCCAGTCCGCCATACGGGCCCTCCTGTATCTCTCAGACACGCCCGCCAACCGCCTGTCTCTGCTCACCCAGTGCACCCTGTCGGCCCTCGCCCCTCTCATTGCTCCGGACTACCCCCAAGGTTTGCGGCGGGCAGCCCTCAGGACCATCCATGAGCTAACCCGGGGCTGCGGCCCTGAATGCGCCAGGGAGGTGTCCCGCTCGGGGGTCCTGGCGCAGCTCGGTGTTATGGCATCTGGAGAGGCCGGGAAGCCCTTTGAGGAGCTGGCACTGAAGACTTTGGCCAACTTGTGCTCCCAAGGATGCTTGCGTCCCTTAGTGGGCTCCCTTGGTGTCATCCCGAGGTTCACGGCGGAGGTGAAAAAGGATGCTCTCAAGTCAGGGGTTTTTCTTAAGGCGTTGTGCCTCTGCTGCAAGGAGGCGGTCAACCGTGCCAAGGTGAAGGAGAGCGGAGGGCTGGAGGCAGTTGTTGGCTTTTTGGCGGCGCACCCGAGTCACCCCCTGGCTCGGCTTGCTATCTTGGCCTGCGTCGACTTTGTCTTTGATGAATCGGCCATGGAGCAGCTGCAGGAGTTGGGGCTGGTACGTCTGCTGGTTGCTCGGCTGGTGGCGCTCACCGTCGGAGAGAAAACTGAGACGCCTGGGGGCGGGATAGGCTTCTTGGGATCTTCTCACGGCGAGCCCATGTCGCCGTCGTGCTTCGACTCCTTCGACTTTGCGCCTTTTGAGGCCGGCAAGAAGGAGGAGGGCAGCAGGGAACAGGGCTCATCAAGCTTTTTAAGTCTCAG GTCCTGGCTGCTGTCCGAGGGTATGATCTCCTCTGAAGAGGACTTGCTGGACTCCTCGAGCAGTGCCAATGGGGATTGGGCAGCATCACCCCCGCAAAGCTTCCCAAGCCCTGACTGCCTCGTCCCACTTAAAACATGTTCTCCTTGTAATGCCAATACCTCAAAGAAGTGTACTTCAAACTCTTCTTCGTTGCCATGGAAAGAAGTTAATTCGCCACCCTGCAGCCCCCCTACCGTGTCCCCTTCCTCGAAAGCCACCCACACGGCCTCCCCTTCCAAGTTCTTGTTGCCCCACAGAAGGCGGCAGCGGGCTGACTCGGTAGTCACTTCCATAGCGAAACTCCCCATGAACGCGCCTCCATCTGCACAGCGGCCCTTTGCTTACCACCACCCTTACCACCCCGAACCCTGGACGCCCGAATCACCTGCTCTGCTGCTCCTCTCACGCTTCTCCTATGCCGCAGACCCCAGCCCTGCCTTGGTCACCTCGGACACCGTGCGAGGCCTGCTACTCTACCTCAGCCAGCACCAGGACCCCAGCAGCCGTTGCTTCCGCCTTCTGTGCCGCCTCAGCTGCAACCCCAGCTGCCTCCAGGCACTCCTCCGCACCGGAGCCGTGGCACTCATTCACCACCATCTCTGCCAGAGAGATGAAGGGGCCGGGCGGCAGAAAGACCGAGTGAGAGCCAAGGTTAAGCAGCTTG gtgTGACTCTCCTCAACAATGTGCATGTTCAGTGTGAGTCTGCATTTGGTGCGGGGGTCCTCGCACATGTCATGCTGTCTGGCTCAGAGTTGGACCGAGTCAACTGTGCGCTGTCACTCCCCTTAATCAGCAG CAACAAGCCTCTGTTGCGGAAATTACTCCTGGATTCTGGCGGTCTGCTCTTGGCCCTACAGCCGCTTGGTTGCCACGACGACCTAGACGATCACACTACCGACTGTAGACATCTGCTTTTCGCCTGGCCTGATGCCATGCTCCATTCAGTCTACTTCTCCAtcctgattggttgtttttctcccTTGGTGTCCAGCATCAAATTGTGCCCTGAAACCAGATGCCAGATTAAACTTCATCAAACTGACTCAATAGCGGCACCTCCCTCCAAAAAGCCCCGCTACACAGACATCTGCCCCTATGCCACATCTGACTTTGACCTCCTGCTGCTCTTGGATGACGGGACGGCGATCCCGGCCAACAGGGAGGCCGTGGCTGGGGCGGGTTCAGAGTACTTCAGGGCTCTACTGAAAGGTGGCTTTGGAGAAGCCAAATCCAGAGAAAACATTTCTATTAAAGACGTGACTGAAGGCATGTTAACACCGGTACTGCATTACCTACACGGGTGTCGACTAGCAGCGTTGAGCCAGGCAGAGGAGTGCCAGTTTTTGGACTCATTGGTTCTGGATGGGCTAATTTCCTGCAAGTTGGAGAAGTCAACCTTCCCGAATTCTCCATTAGGCGAGACCATGACGGGAGCGTGCAGATTCTTGGTCGCAAAGCTTCAGAAAGAGCTGGAGGAGCTCTGCGTGGCCCGACTCCTGtctgaaacagctgtgacaacTCCTGTTGAAGACCATGCAACGGCATCCCCTACAGGAGAAGCCCAGGACACCACAGAGGAACACCTGGCCAACAGGACCTCAGAGCTGGATTTGTCATGTGTTCATTTGCAAATTGAGACTCTATTAAAGAAGAGTGTGAAAACAACTTTCATTCACGAGAAAGATGGTAAAAAGATCCCAGGAAGAGAAGTTGACGCAATTTGTCGgattaaaaattcaaaaccaTGTGCTGAAAAGGAGAAGTCAGAGTTCAAAAGCTCAGCTCAGCTCCTCAAAGCAGCATTTCCAGACTGCCTCAAACCCTCAGAGGGAGGTATGGGAGGGGTCCCGACTGCTCTTCTGCCACAGGTGTACTGCTTTGCGCAGCATTACAATTACCCAACACTGCGTCGGGCCTGCCTTGCGCTGCTGTTGGGGTGTCGGGAAGCAGGGCAGGGACCATGCTCCTCAGCCTGCGAGGCCGTGGACGGTCTGCGAGAGATCGCAGGGCAGGCTGATTGCATAGACATGCTTAAGCAGGATCTTCTCAGTTTTGCTACAGATGCTCTAAGCTGA
- the LOC133514470 gene encoding cytochrome c oxidase subunit 6A, mitochondrial has product MSVSAVRRVLAAASHSSHDGGARTWKILTFVLALPGVAVCMANAYMKMQAHSHEQPDFVPYEHLRIRTKKFPWGDGNHSLFHNAHTNALPDGYESSHH; this is encoded by the exons ATGTCGGTGTCGGCTGTTCGACGGGTGCTTGCCGCTGCGTCACATTCGAGCCATGATGGAGGAG CGAGGACCTGGAAGATCCTGACCTTTGTCCTGGCCCTTCCCGGTGTGGCTGTGTGCATGGCCAACGCCTACATGAAGATGCAGGCGCACTCGCACGAGCAGCCGGATTTTGTGCCCTATGAACACCTCCGCATCCGCACCAAG AAATTCCCTTGGGGCGATGGCAACCACTCGCTGTTCCACAATGCTCACACCAACGCTCTGCCTGATGGCTACGAGAGCTCCCACCACTGA